In the SAR202 cluster bacterium genome, AGGCCGGCGATGTGCTCCACTGCGGTGACGCCCTGTGCGGACGCCACGTGCGCCAGCAACATCTTGCCGTTGACGTCGCCAATGGCGTAGATGCCCGGGACGTTTGTCTGCATCTTGTCGTCCACGGTCACGTACCCGCGGTCTGTCTTAACGCCGACGCCCTCAAGGCCGATGCCGTCGATATTGCCCTGCATGCCCACGGCGACGAGCACCTTGTCGCACTCGACTACGGTCGTGCCGGCGGAGTTCGTAATCGTCACCTTGGCCTTGTTGCCGGTGACCTCAACCTTGTCTACCTTGGCGCCGAGCATGGCGTTGATGCCCTGCTTCTTGAAGGCGCGCTCAGCCTGGGTGCTGATCTCCTCGTCCTCGAGTGGCACCAGGCGGGGCTGGAGCTCAACGATTGTGACGTCCGCTCCGTACTTGCTCCAGACATATCCGAACTCCATGCCCGTCGCGCCCGCACCCACGATGATCGCCTTCTTGGGGACCTCGCGGGTCTCAAGAGCCTCGCGGCTGGTGATGACGACCTTTTTGTCGACGGGCAGGGTGGGCAGCTGCCGGAAGCGCGCGCCGGTGGCGATGATGATGTTCTTCGTCGTGAGTGTTCGCTTGGCGCTCTCGACTACGACGGTGTTCTTGTCCTTGATTACGCCCAGCCCTTCGACGTACTCAACCTTGTGCTTCTTGAGGAGGGAGGCGACGCCCCTGGTGAGGCGCTTCACGACGTCGCGGCTGCGGTCTACGGCCTTGCCGAAGTCGTACTGCACATTGTCGACGGAGACGCCCCAGTCGGCGGCGTTCTTGAAGTAGCTCAGGACCTCGGCGTTCTTGAGGAGGGCCTTGCTGGGTATGCACCCCCAGTTCAGGCATATGCCGCCCACCTCGGCCCGTTCGATAATGGCTGTCTTGAGGCCAAGTTGGCCCGCGCGAATAGCGGCCACGTATCCGCCCGGACCGCTGCCGATGACAACTACATCATAATCTGGCACTCGAACACCTCAAATGAGCAAATCCGTAAGCCTGGAGACGGGCACCATTCTACATCAATGCATATGCAGCCACAAAGAAACTGCGTCGATTTAAGCGTTTATGAAACTCGGAATCGTGAAACGCAAGGCCTATTTTTGGGCCGAAGGCGACGAAGATCGTAAGGGCCTCTAGGCGGGCCGGAAGCTGAAAGGCGCTACGTCCGAAGAGACCTCCGGCGCGTCGAAATCTACGATAACCGGCAATCCAACGTAGACGTCCCTTGGGGCGATGCCGGTCAGTCCAGCCATGAATCGCGGCCCCTCAATTAACTCAATGACCGCAATAACTGCTTTCGGCAGCCCCGTTCCCTGTTTCCCGCCTGGGTAAGTGAGCACGAAGCTGAAGACTTTGCCCTCGCCCTGCGCCTTCACCCATTTGAACGTGGTTGCGCGGCAGTCCGGGCAAATGGTGGGCCGGTAGAACAGGCCGCCGCACCGGGTACACTCGGAAAGCATGAGCTTCCCGTCCGTCACAGCATTCAGGAACTCTGTGTCGGCCTTGCTGGGCTTCGATTCGGGCTTGATCTGATCGGGTCTTTGCATCTGGCTAAATGTCCGCAGGTGTCGTCCCAAAAATATTTCACGCAGTCTAATAAAGCGCCGCCGCCGCGTCAAGCTAAAGCGAGAATGACTTGAACGCCCTTCACGCTTTTCTGACTCCCTGTTATTATAGGTTATGCAGCCAATCCCCATGGGAACGGTGAGCACAATCAGAATACGTCTTTACGCCATGGCCGTAAGGTCATGGCCACTACGATTGTGTGAGCCTTCCCATCTCCGGGGAGGCTTATTCTTTTTCTAATGCCGCCCGGGCGCACAGGTTATCTACCGGATGCTGGACCGTAACTCTCGAATCGGATTCATCGGCGCGGGACAGGTGGGGAAGTCGATGGCTGCCGCGCTTTCGCGCAAGGGGTACAAAGTCGTCGCCTCTGCCAGCCGCACTTTCGCTTCCGCGGAGTCCCTGGCCCATCTTGTGCCGGGCTGCGTTGCCTACCGGTCCATCTACGAGGCCGCTTCAAAGTGCGACATGGTCTTTATTACCGGCACGGACGCGTCCATAGCGCCGATAGCCGCGAGCATCAAGTGGCGCAAGGGGCAGGGCGTGGCGCACTGCTCCGGCGCAACGTCCACGGATGTTTTCGCCCTGGCGAAGGCGATGGGCGCCGTCCCGGGAGCGTTTCACCCTCTGCAGACGTTCTCGGACGTAGAGAAGGCGGTTGCGAGCCTGCCGGGAACGACGTTCGCCATTGAGGGCGAAGAGGAGATGCGGGCGTACCTGAAGGAGATGGCGCTGGCGCTAGGTGGCGTGCCGATCTTCCTGCGGGCGGAAGACAAGGCGCTGTACCACTGCACCGTGGTAATGATGGGCGGCATACTAAACGGCCTGTGCGGAGCAATCGCCGGGCTGTGGCAGGAGAACTTCGGAATAGACCGCAACCAGGCGCTGAAGTCGCTCGCGCCCATCATGCAGGGCACAGCCGCAACGCTCGCCTCGCTGGGGCTGCCCGCTGCCGCGGCGGGGCCTTATGTGCGCGGAGATGCGGGAACGGTAAGGAAGCACATGAACGCGCTCCGGGAGTTCTCTCCGGAGATGGTGCCGGTCTACTGCAACATGGCGCTTGCGGCGTTCCCGGTGGCGCTGGAGAAGGGCAACGTATCGGCCGAGAAGGCGGAAGAGATAAGGCAGCTGCTCCAGGAAGGCACTAAGGGTTGAAGCGGAGTCTCAAGGAGGCTTCCATGCGCGTGACCATTACTGACCTCAAGGAAATGAAGAGGAAGGCCGAGAAAATCCCCATGATCACCGCGTACGACTATACGTCGGCGCGGCTGGTGGAGTCGACGGGGATACCGCTGATACTCGTCGGGGACAGCCTGGGGCAGGTGGTGCAGGGGCACGACTCCACCTTGCCCGTGACGATGGACGATATCATCTATCACGTGAAGTCGGTGGTGCGCGGGACGCAGAAGGCGCACGTCATCGCGGACATGCCGTTCATGAGCTACCAGGCGGACGTCGCCGACGCGATCCGCAACGCCGGGAGGCTCCTCAAGGAGGGCGGAGCGTCGTCGGTGAAGCTGGAGGGCGGGCGCGTGATGGCGGAGACGGTGCGGCGGATCGTAGAGGTGGGCATACCTGTCATGGGCCACATCGGGCTCACGCCGCAGTCTTTCAACCAGCTCGGTGGCTACAAGGTGCAGGGGAAGACGGCAAAAGCCGCGCTGGATCTCATGGATGACGCCCTCGCCCTCGAGCAGGCCGGAGTATACGCAATCGTCCTGGAGATGGTCCCTCTGAACCTCGCCCAGTCGATAACCCGGAAACTGAGCATCCCCACCATCGGCATCGGCGCGGGCGTCCACTGCGACGGGCAGGTGCAGGTCTTCCACGATATCCTCGGGCTTATCACTGACGAAATGCACAAGCATGCCCGCCGGTACGCAGAGGTCGGCAACCTCATCAAGGCCGTCATGGAGCAGTACATCCAGGACGTCCGCAACGGCGCATTCCCGACTGACCGAGAGAGCTTTCACATGGCCCACCATGCGATTGAGGAGATGAACGCGCTCGGTTCCCCTGTTGACGGGCTCGTTGAGGGCGCGGGATACCGGAATAGAATCGAAGGTCGGAAATAAATGAAGGTCATATCCACGGTCGCCGGCGTGCGGGAGGAGCTCCTCTCGGTTGCTCACCCCGTCGGTCTCGTCCCCACCATGGGCGCCCTGCACAGAGGGCACGCCTCACTCGTGGAGCGCGCAAGGAGCGAGAACCCGACCGTCGTCTCAACGATCTTCGTCAATCCCAGGCAGTTCGGACCGAGCGAGGACTTTACTGCCTACCCACGACCGGTCGAGGATGACCTTGCCATGCTGGAGAAGGCTGGCGCGGACATCGTTTTCACTCCCGGGACCGATGAAATTTACCCTCCTGGGTTCGACACCTACGTTGATTGCGGCAAGCTGACAGAAAGGCTTGAAGGGAAGTCCCGGCCAGGCCACTTCCGCGGCGTCGCGACCGTCGTCACGAAGCTCCTCTCTATAGTGCGGCCGGACCGCGCGTATTTCGGACAGAAGGACGCGCAGCAGTGCATGGTCATCAAGAAGCTGAACGCGGACCTGAACCTTGGCGTAGATATCGTTATCTGCCCCACGGTGCGGGAGCCGGACGGCCTGGCGATGAGCAGCCGTAACCGCTACCTCAACCCGCAAGAGCGTGCCGCTGCGCCGGTGCTGTTCCGGTCTCTGCGATTCGCAAGCGAGCTGGGTATCTCCGATGCCGAGGAAGTGCGCCGCCGCATGCGCGCGCTCATCGAGCAGGAGCCCCTCGCGAAGATCGACTACGTCAGCATCGCCGACCCGGACACCCTTGAAGAACTGGACCGGCTGGACGGCAGGCCTGCCCTAGTGTCGCTGGCCGTGCGGATTGGCAAGACACGGCTGATCGATAACGTGACAATAGGGCAGTGAGCTGCCGGGTCTACTTTTTGGCCTCTGCCCCCGCCGCCGTGCCCGCGTTCTGTGCTTTGCATTCGTCGCACGGGCATAGCTTGCGCAGCACGTCGAACGGGTAAATACCAGTGAAGTGCGCGTCGCTCCAGAGGAACTGCACCGCGTATCGCCCCACCATCATGTAGTCCTCAGCTTTTATTTCCGCGGGGACCGTCGCCGGGTTCAGCAGCTTCCGGTTCGTCCACTCTTCCACGCACTCCGCGCAGCCGCAGTTGATACGCAGGTACTTCGGCGGGTAGATGCTCTGGTGTCCATCCGTCCACTCGACGGATATGGCGGCCGGCGAGAGCGAGATAGTTCTAACGGATGCGCTGGTGCTCATGGACCCTCATTTATCCCGATTGGATGAGTACCAGTTTACAGGCACGGGCGGGCAGGATTCCACTAGCGATTGACACCCCGGCGGCGGGCGCATATAGTGCCGCTATCCCGGGTCCACGGTCTCCGCGAATGAGGAACGCAGCCAACACCGCCATCCTTGCAGTACTCAGCGCCGTCGCCATAGCCGGTGTGGTTTTGCTTGCCAACCGCCTTTCCACCGCGGGCGCCATTGAAATCGCCACCCCTGAGCCGGCGCGCACGGCCGTCCCTCGGACGTGGGCCGCCTACATCACCGGCGCCGTCGCCACGCCGGGCGTATACGAAATCACGCCCGGAGACCGGTTAACCTCGCTGGTGCAGGCCGCCGGAGGCGCGACGGCGGACGCGGCGCTCGAGAGTGTGAACCTTGCGGTGATACTGAGCGACCAAGACCACTGGCACATACCCAGGGTGGGGGAGACTCCCGTCCCGAAGGTCTCCCAGTCAACAGGAAGTCCTCAGGCGGCGGCCGGCGTGGCTGCCAGGATAAACATCAATACGGCAACGGTCATTGACCTCATGGCGCTTCCCGGCATCGGCGAGGTAAAAGCACATGCGATCGTCGTGTACCGCGAAGCTAACGGGCCGTTCAAGACCGTTGACGATCTGCTCAAAGTGAGCGGCATCGGCCGCGCGACGCTGGACGCCATAAGGGAGCTTGTTGAAGCCTGTTGCGCGGGCCGCCTGTCGCCCCCGGAGAGTGCATGGTACGCAACGTGATGAAAGAGGCCCGGTTCTACCTCCTGGCTGGGGCGATCGTCGTTCTCCTCCTCCAGGTCTACTTCCGTTACCGCGAAAGCCCGCCCACACAGTGGCTTTGGGTCGTCCTGATCGGTACGTTCCTGGTCTCCATCTGGCTTGCCAGCCGCAAGGTCAGGCGCGGCGCGTGGCCCCACACGCGCAGGCTCGCCATCCTCCTCCTGGTGATCTCCCTCGTCGGCGGGACCGCCATCCTCTGCACCGTGCCGGACAGCCCTCCCGTTGCCGAATCGTCAGTAGTGCCCTAGCCGGAACGGAGCGGCGCAGCCATGGTACTCCTCACCATAGCCGCGGCCTTCCTCACCGGTATCTTTGCCGGCGCACAGTCTGGCGTCCACCCGGTCGCGATAGCCGCCCTCATCACCGCATCGATTCCCCTGGGCTTCATGCTCCGGCGCCTCCGCCGAGGGCTCTTGCGCGCAGCGCTGGTAGTCGCTATCGCGCTCGGCTCGGGCAGGGTAGAGGCATTCGGGGACGGCCGCGCGCCGTCCCTGCTGCGCCACGAATGCGCCCCCAGGGCGGCCGAAGGGGTGATCGTCAGCGACCCAGAGCCCGCGGGCTCGGCTACGCGGTTCCGTGTGGCGGTTGACTCGGTCCACGTATGCGGCGAATGGCGGCAGGCCGGTGGGGACGCGCTCGTGACAGCGAGGCCATCGGCGGAGCTTGTGCTGCACCGGGACGCACCCTACTTCAGGTATGGAGACCGTGTCCTGCTGGACGGCGAGCTTGAAGCTCCTCCCACCCTCGGAGGGTTTGATTACGCGACGTTCCTGGACCGCCAGGGGATCACCGCGGTGGTGTCGTTCCCGAGGGTAGACCTCCTTGGCGAGGGGCGAGGCCAGCCCGTCTACCAGGCGCTGTTCCCGCTCCGGAGAAGTCTGGCAGAGTCTCTGGAGCGCCTCATGCCCGAGCCGGAGGCGTCACTCGCCGTCGCTCTGCTGCTCGGCATCCGAAGCTCGATGCCGGCTGACACGGTCCAGGAGTTCCGCGATACCGGCACGGCGCACATTATTGCCATATCGGGCATGCACATTGCGCTCATTCTGGTACTGAGCCTCGCCGTGAGCCGGTGGGCGCTTGGCCGGCGTGGACACTACTACCTGCTGCCGCCGCTCTTGCTGGTGTGGTCGTACTCGATGCTGGCAGGCCTCTCGCCATCCGTCGCGCGGGCTGCCATCATGGGCACTGTCTACCTTGCCGCGTACGCACTTGGGCGGCCCAGGACAATACTGCCTGCCCTGGGCGGGGCGGCGGCGATCATGGCCGCGCTTGACCCGATGGTCCTGTGGAGCGTCTCTTTCCAGCTTAGCTTCGCTGCAATGGCGGGCATTGCCGTAATTGCCACTCCGCTTGCCGGAGCCCTGAAGGCCTCCCTCATTGGTGAGCAGGCGGAGGGCGAACCCCCGACCAACCTCGCATCACTCTCGATAGACGCCGTCGCCGCCACGGTCGCCGCGACAATTACGACAGTGCCGCTGTCCATCTTCTACTTCGAGAAATTCTCTGTTGTGGGAGTGCTGGCTAACATCGCGATCCTCCCGGCCTTGACTATCCAGCTACTTGCGCAGGCCGTCGCCGCCGTGATCGGCATCATCGCCCCAGCCCTCGCCGCGCCTTTCGGGTGGCTGGCGTGGGTAACGACTGCGTACCTCACCGGAGTAGCCGCGCTCTTCTCGCGCCTGCCGTTTGCAGCGCTCGATACCATCGGGATTCCGGGCTGGGCCGTCGCGCTGTACTACGCGGCTTTGTCCGTGGGCTACGTAGCGTTCCGACTGCGCCTGATTCGATTCGCAAGGTGGACGGCGCCTGCGTTGCCGAGGCTGAGGCTACGGGTCGCGTTGCCCGGGGGCGTTCACGCCGGCGTAATGGTCCCCCTCGCGGCCGTGTGCTCGCTCCTGTTCGTCGCCGTCCTCTCCGACCGCGACGGCCGGCTTCACGTGGCCTTCTTCGACGTGGGCCAGGGCGATGAGGCGCTGATCACAACGCCGTCAGGACTGCACATCCTTGTCGACGGCGGCCCGAGCCCGTCGGCCGCGGTGCAGCACATCGGCAGGCGGATGCCGTTCTGGAAACGTCATATCGACATGGTAATCTTGACTCACGCCCATGCCGACCACGTCGCTGGACTGGTCGAGGTACTGGAGAGGTATCAGGTCCGGCACGTCCTCCAGCGCGAGGTCTTCTACGAGAGCCCCGACTACCTGGCCTGGCGCAAGGCCGCGGACCTTGAAGGGGCGCAGCTGACAAGGGCGGTCGCGGGGCAGGTCGTCCACCTGGGCGACGGAGTGAGTCTGGAGGTAGTTAGCCCGGGTGAAGAGCTATTCCTGAAGTCCGACTCGGACATCGATAACGCCTCGGTCGTCTTCAGGCTGGTCTACGGCGAATCGAGCTTCCTGTTCACCGGCGACATGTTCCACGAAGCGGAACGGGACGTGCTCTCGGCCGGCTTGAACGTTGACTCGGACATTATCAAGGTCGCCCACCACGGCAGTCGCACCTCCTCTACGGAGGCGTTCCTGGAGGCGGTGTCCCCACAGGCGGCCGTCATATCCGCCGGCGCCAGCAACCGCTACGGCCACCCAAACCCCGGCACGCTGGAGAAGCTCGCGCGGCTCATGCCGCCCGGCAGCATATACCAGACGGCCGAGCGAGGGACGATAGAATTCACTACGGACGGCAAACGCATGTGGGTGAGGACGGAGCGGTAGTCCGCCGCGGGTGTGCTATACTCGCCCTCGCCATTCCCATCCGGAGACTAGCCATGCCGAGAATCGACGGACGCCTTCCCCACCAGCTTCGCAAGACGGTCATTACCCCCGGCGCGCAGGAGTTCGCGGAGGGGTCCGTGCTTGTGGAGACCGGCAAGACGAAGGTGATTTGCGCGGTGAGCGTAGAAGAGACGGTGCCACCGTTCCTGAAGGGCTCCGGCAAGGGCTGGATCACGGCTGAGTACGCCATGCTCCCGCGCTCCACGCAGACGCGCAACCAGCGCGAGGGCCGCTCCGGCGGTGGGCCGAAGGGACGCACACACGAAATCCAGAGGCTCATCGGCCGCTCGCTCCGCGCGGCCGTGGATCTCAACGCCATCGGCGAACGAACGCTTATGGTCGATTGCGACGTCATACAGGCGGACGGCGGCACCCGCACTGCCTCCATCACCGGGTCGTACGTGGCCCTCTATCAGGCGCTTGGGACGCTTGTCAGGGCAGGGAAGCTCACCGCAATGCCGCTCAAGGCCGCCGTCGCCGCCACCAGCGTCGGCATTCTGAGTGGAGAAATCACCCTGGACCTTTGCTACGAAGAGGACGCAAAGGCCGAGGTCGATTTCAACGTGGTGATGACGGATAAGGGCGAGTTCGTGGAAGTGCAGGGCACGGCTGAGAACAAGACGTTCACGAGGGCCGGCCTCGATGAGATCCTCCGAATCGCCGACGGCGGCATTGCCGAGATCTTCAGGCTCCAGCGCGAGGTGACAAAGTACCTGTAGAAGGCCGAATCAAATGAATGGTGTAGGAGCGCACAGCAGCGCCCGTTGCGTTGTGGCCGCTGTGGCAATCGAGGACCAGGGACGGGCGCACTGCTGTGCGCCCCTACAAAGACGGACCCATCCGTCAGCAACTCCCCCAGCACCCTAGTCCTTCCCCCTCCTGAGAACCTTGCCGGCGCGGATTGCGGTGTGCTTGCCGTTGGCGATGACCGGGGTCCCGTTAACCAGCAGGTGCTGCACGCCCACCGCGTACTTTTGAGGATCGTCGAACGTCGCCATGTCGGTGATAGTGCTCGGGTTGAACACAACCACGTCCGCCACCTTGCCCCTGGCGATCACGCCCCGGTCCTTGAGGGTCAGACGCTTGGCCGGGAAGCCGGTCATCTTGTAGATGGCCTTCTCCAGCGTCATCACCTTCTCGCCTCGCACGTACTTGCCCAGGATGCGCGGGTAGGTGCCGTAGAAGCGCGGGTGAGGCTTCGATATGGCCATGAGGCCGCTCGGGTCCACGGCGTTGCCGTCCGAGCCGATCATCGACTGCTCGTAGGTCAGGAAATAAGTTACGTCGGTCTCAATGCGGTTGTGCGTGACGACGCGGACGTTGTTCTCCTCTTCCTCGATCAGGGCCACCACGGCCTCGGCAGGCTCGACGTTGCGCTCCTTGGCTATCTGGGCGATTGTCATGCCGACGTACTTCAGGTTCTTGCCCGTCCCTATCTCCGCAATGAAGATGCGCGGCCATAGCCAGTCGCGCGCCTCGGTGTCCGGTGTGCCGTGCTCCGTCTCCTCCGCGGCCCTGCGGCGCTGCTGCGGGTCGCGCAGGCGCTTGACCATCGCGGGTACGCCGCCTTCCTGGACCCAGTCCGGAAGTATCTGGCTCAGCCCGTGCCCTGCCGCGGTATACGGGTACATATCGCATGTGATGTCGAGCCCTTCGTCCCTCGCCTTGTCGATTACCACCGTCATCTCATCGCCCCTGCCGTACATGCGCCGGTCGATGATCGCGATGTGGGAGTACTGCACCGGCACGGCCGCGCGCTTGCCGACCTCCACCGCCTCGCGGACGGCGTTCACGTGCCCGCCCGGCCACAGGCGAGCGTGGGTGGCGTAGTACGCGCCGTAGTGGGAGCGCATCACCTTCGCCAGCTCCACGATCTCGTCCGTGGAAGCGTACATGGACGGCGCAACGGTCAGGCCGGTGGTCATGCCGAACGCGCCCTGCTCCAGCGCCTCGGAAAGGAGGTATTTCATCTCCTTCATCTCGTCAGGTGTGGGGTCGCGGCGCTCCTTCAAGTTCACTGCCGCGCGTATGCCGCCCTGGCCTACCTGCGGCGCAACGTTAAGGCTGATGCCGTTGGTCTCCATGCGGCTCGCCCACGCGTCCAGAGTGCTCCAGTCCCATTCGACCTTCGAACGCAACGTCGAGCCCAGCGATGCCCGTAGCTCCTTCGGCCCAAGCTTGCCCGCCGGGAACGGCGTCCAGCTGCAGTTGCCGGTGACCTCCGTCGTCACGCCCTGGTACGCCTTGCTCTCCCCTCCGGGATGGTCCAGCAGGCTGAGGTCTGAGTGGGTGTGCATGTCGATGAAGCCGGGGCTGACGATCATCCCTTCGGCGTCGATCCGCGTCCTGGCGCTCGCCAGGTACATGTTGCCTATCTCGACTATGCGGTCGCCCGCTATGCCGA is a window encoding:
- a CDS encoding ComEA family DNA-binding protein, with the translated sequence MRWCSWTLIYPDWMSTSLQARAGRIPLAIDTPAAGAYSAAIPGPRSPRMRNAANTAILAVLSAVAIAGVVLLANRLSTAGAIEIATPEPARTAVPRTWAAYITGAVATPGVYEITPGDRLTSLVQAAGGATADAALESVNLAVILSDQDHWHIPRVGETPVPKVSQSTGSPQAAAGVAARININTATVIDLMALPGIGEVKAHAIVVYREANGPFKTVDDLLKVSGIGRATLDAIRELVEACCAGRLSPPESAWYAT
- the panB gene encoding 3-methyl-2-oxobutanoate hydroxymethyltransferase; the protein is MRVTITDLKEMKRKAEKIPMITAYDYTSARLVESTGIPLILVGDSLGQVVQGHDSTLPVTMDDIIYHVKSVVRGTQKAHVIADMPFMSYQADVADAIRNAGRLLKEGGASSVKLEGGRVMAETVRRIVEVGIPVMGHIGLTPQSFNQLGGYKVQGKTAKAALDLMDDALALEQAGVYAIVLEMVPLNLAQSITRKLSIPTIGIGAGVHCDGQVQVFHDILGLITDEMHKHARRYAEVGNLIKAVMEQYIQDVRNGAFPTDRESFHMAHHAIEEMNALGSPVDGLVEGAGYRNRIEGRK
- a CDS encoding pantoate--beta-alanine ligase, which encodes MKVISTVAGVREELLSVAHPVGLVPTMGALHRGHASLVERARSENPTVVSTIFVNPRQFGPSEDFTAYPRPVEDDLAMLEKAGADIVFTPGTDEIYPPGFDTYVDCGKLTERLEGKSRPGHFRGVATVVTKLLSIVRPDRAYFGQKDAQQCMVIKKLNADLNLGVDIVICPTVREPDGLAMSSRNRYLNPQERAAAPVLFRSLRFASELGISDAEEVRRRMRALIEQEPLAKIDYVSIADPDTLEELDRLDGRPALVSLAVRIGKTRLIDNVTIGQ
- a CDS encoding ribonuclease PH; its protein translation is MPRIDGRLPHQLRKTVITPGAQEFAEGSVLVETGKTKVICAVSVEETVPPFLKGSGKGWITAEYAMLPRSTQTRNQREGRSGGGPKGRTHEIQRLIGRSLRAAVDLNAIGERTLMVDCDVIQADGGTRTASITGSYVALYQALGTLVRAGKLTAMPLKAAVAATSVGILSGEITLDLCYEEDAKAEVDFNVVMTDKGEFVEVQGTAENKTFTRAGLDEILRIADGGIAEIFRLQREVTKYL
- a CDS encoding DNA internalization-related competence protein ComEC/Rec2 translates to MVLLTIAAAFLTGIFAGAQSGVHPVAIAALITASIPLGFMLRRLRRGLLRAALVVAIALGSGRVEAFGDGRAPSLLRHECAPRAAEGVIVSDPEPAGSATRFRVAVDSVHVCGEWRQAGGDALVTARPSAELVLHRDAPYFRYGDRVLLDGELEAPPTLGGFDYATFLDRQGITAVVSFPRVDLLGEGRGQPVYQALFPLRRSLAESLERLMPEPEASLAVALLLGIRSSMPADTVQEFRDTGTAHIIAISGMHIALILVLSLAVSRWALGRRGHYYLLPPLLLVWSYSMLAGLSPSVARAAIMGTVYLAAYALGRPRTILPALGGAAAIMAALDPMVLWSVSFQLSFAAMAGIAVIATPLAGALKASLIGEQAEGEPPTNLASLSIDAVAATVAATITTVPLSIFYFEKFSVVGVLANIAILPALTIQLLAQAVAAVIGIIAPALAAPFGWLAWVTTAYLTGVAALFSRLPFAALDTIGIPGWAVALYYAALSVGYVAFRLRLIRFARWTAPALPRLRLRVALPGGVHAGVMVPLAAVCSLLFVAVLSDRDGRLHVAFFDVGQGDEALITTPSGLHILVDGGPSPSAAVQHIGRRMPFWKRHIDMVILTHAHADHVAGLVEVLERYQVRHVLQREVFYESPDYLAWRKAADLEGAQLTRAVAGQVVHLGDGVSLEVVSPGEELFLKSDSDIDNASVVFRLVYGESSFLFTGDMFHEAERDVLSAGLNVDSDIIKVAHHGSRTSSTEAFLEAVSPQAAVISAGASNRYGHPNPGTLEKLARLMPPGSIYQTAERGTIEFTTDGKRMWVRTER
- a CDS encoding D-aminoacylase is translated as MIFDILIANGTVVDGTGKPAFRGDIGIAGDRIVEIGNMYLASARTRIDAEGMIVSPGFIDMHTHSDLSLLDHPGGESKAYQGVTTEVTGNCSWTPFPAGKLGPKELRASLGSTLRSKVEWDWSTLDAWASRMETNGISLNVAPQVGQGGIRAAVNLKERRDPTPDEMKEMKYLLSEALEQGAFGMTTGLTVAPSMYASTDEIVELAKVMRSHYGAYYATHARLWPGGHVNAVREAVEVGKRAAVPVQYSHIAIIDRRMYGRGDEMTVVIDKARDEGLDITCDMYPYTAAGHGLSQILPDWVQEGGVPAMVKRLRDPQQRRRAAEETEHGTPDTEARDWLWPRIFIAEIGTGKNLKYVGMTIAQIAKERNVEPAEAVVALIEEEENNVRVVTHNRIETDVTYFLTYEQSMIGSDGNAVDPSGLMAISKPHPRFYGTYPRILGKYVRGEKVMTLEKAIYKMTGFPAKRLTLKDRGVIARGKVADVVVFNPSTITDMATFDDPQKYAVGVQHLLVNGTPVIANGKHTAIRAGKVLRRGKD
- the lpdA gene encoding dihydrolipoyl dehydrogenase yields the protein MPDYDVVVIGSGPGGYVAAIRAGQLGLKTAIIERAEVGGICLNWGCIPSKALLKNAEVLSYFKNAADWGVSVDNVQYDFGKAVDRSRDVVKRLTRGVASLLKKHKVEYVEGLGVIKDKNTVVVESAKRTLTTKNIIIATGARFRQLPTLPVDKKVVITSREALETREVPKKAIIVGAGATGMEFGYVWSKYGADVTIVELQPRLVPLEDEEISTQAERAFKKQGINAMLGAKVDKVEVTGNKAKVTITNSAGTTVVECDKVLVAVGMQGNIDGIGLEGVGVKTDRGYVTVDDKMQTNVPGIYAIGDVNGKMLLAHVASAQGVTAVEHIAGLNPPKLDYVNMPKATYCKPQIASFGLTEAQAKEKGFNVKIGKFPFVASGKALAMGETDGFVKVVVDAEIGDILGAHMIGPEVTELLGELGMARLLESTTKELGWLVHPHPTISEAVKEAALQADGEAIHI
- a CDS encoding DUF2520 domain-containing protein, translating into MLDRNSRIGFIGAGQVGKSMAAALSRKGYKVVASASRTFASAESLAHLVPGCVAYRSIYEAASKCDMVFITGTDASIAPIAASIKWRKGQGVAHCSGATSTDVFALAKAMGAVPGAFHPLQTFSDVEKAVASLPGTTFAIEGEEEMRAYLKEMALALGGVPIFLRAEDKALYHCTVVMMGGILNGLCGAIAGLWQENFGIDRNQALKSLAPIMQGTAATLASLGLPAAAAGPYVRGDAGTVRKHMNALREFSPEMVPVYCNMALAAFPVALEKGNVSAEKAEEIRQLLQEGTKG
- a CDS encoding DUF971 domain-containing protein, whose amino-acid sequence is MSTSASVRTISLSPAAISVEWTDGHQSIYPPKYLRINCGCAECVEEWTNRKLLNPATVPAEIKAEDYMMVGRYAVQFLWSDAHFTGIYPFDVLRKLCPCDECKAQNAGTAAGAEAKK